The DNA sequence GGAAGCGGCTCGAGCACGAAAGAAGTTTAGAGGGAAAGAAAGACGAGCCGAAAGGCGAGTTTTTCTCCCTACTTCTTGAGTGCTCTAGCCGTTTCCTAAGTGCTCTACAATAGCACAGCGCACAGTAAgagtttctttatttgttttacgATAAGGAaaaggtcatttttttttaccaattcGACCTTATTTTCGAAGCGTGCGCTTTTTATAGCAAGCTGAGGTGTCGCCAGCACAGTGCTTTAGAAGCACCAAGCTAATTTGGTCCAATCAGAGCACtagtaaaaatgtttaaaattatttcattggctaataaaacaaaaagctgtcaaaacATTAAACAACTGGCAAGTGGCTTGTCAGAAATCACACAAAATTCGAATTTATGGCAATTAATATGGCTGAATATACGGTTTCAGGTCGTAAAAACGGCAAAAAAGAGAATCTGAAAAGTTTGGTGAAAACCGGCCGAATTGTGCCCATGATAACCTGTAAATTTCCGACAAGACAATCAGGAAACAAACTGTTCATTGCTTGCGGctggaatttgaaaaactgCTGCGCATTTTACGAACGAAGAACTTCAGCGAGAGGACTTTCTGCAATAATTGCAGGACTGAGGTCTTTCATTCAAAGCACTTGACAGGATACCTAAACAAGCCTTAAACTGATAGCTTGACGGGGGAGAGGAGTGAAGGAAACGCTTGCAGACAAACCCCTGAATTCGAAAAACCCGTTCGCCAGCTAACGGGGCTCGTGATTTATGTCAATTTATGACAATCGATGACAGCTTCAAATTACTGTGAGTGCGCTCAGCCGTGACAGAACAAGTGGGCGGTTTTCAAATTCCAGGGATTTGTCTGCAAGCGTTTCCTTCTCTCCTCTTCCCCTCCcccctctttctttttttgctctcgCCCCAAACTTTCGCCTGGCTAAAACATCGAAATTTGCCAcggaaacgcttgctacgcaggctaCTTTATCGGTTACATTGACATTCTCAAGATCTACAGCAGCTAAGAATTCGTTTTCTTCTTCACTATCCAAGTCATAGAATTGACTTTAAGATAAGGTCAATACACGCCGTAGACACCTACTCATACGTTGCTGTAAGATGACAACATCTAATATAGCGTAAAAAACTAACCCAGCAGTCATACTCCTAAGGAGGCTTCCTCAAAAACACAGGTTAAAAACAGCTCCTGGCTCCAAGAAGAACTGTTAAGCAGACCTTAGGTCACAAAATATCAGCCAGCACAGGCATCTCACACTCGGTTAACACATCGTACAGACCATCCACATTCAGGCCATAAAAATGAGCCACAAATCTCTCATCAAGAAATTGGATCTCACTTCCCCTTAAGCCCAGTCTGTGTGCAACATCTTTCCAGCGGCCTCCGACTGTAACAGAAACAAAGTGCTTCTAACTATTCAAGGAGCTTCCTCCAGAAAAACGAGTGGGAAGGTCATTAAGTAATCACTTTTTTAAGTCAAGGAATTATATTCTCCAATCTAGAATTGACTTAATCGAATTTTGAACATCTGAGGTCACGTTTTTAAGGAATGTCGGTGAAACTTACCGGTCAAATCTATTGTAAGATCTCTTCTATTCTTAAATGGGATATCACAAATATCAAGTTTCCCAGGCAACAATGgacctgaaaaataaaatcgcGATTATATATGAGAGGTTGGTGTCAAGCTGAACCTATGTTCCTGTGCAGTCGAAGTGAACATGACAGCCGGTCAGGTTTCATTGTTCGAGGTGCTAATTGGTGGGATGAATAAATTAACTGATGACCAGATACTGCAAGCAAACCCACCAGTTGTCCCTGCTGGCATGATTTCTCTCAGGTGTTTAACAAGATCAATCCGGTTTGAATACTTAGCTGTTGCTGCAAGACAACGGACCATTCTCGTTGTTTCCGCGCTGGGTTTCTCCAAATCCGCTTGGTCCAAGTGTAGGCTTTCTTTCAGTTTAAGGACAATTTCTTTTGGATCACATGACGGCGACACTAGTGATTCAACGACATTGCCAGGAAGAGCAAGTGATCTGTCTTCACTCTCTAAAGAAATAGAACGGGTAGAAATATTCGTCACCATTAAAATAGTAAgcttcattgaaaaaaaaaaggtgcaaGTTGAACTTTTCATCAAAGCATCACTGGGTAagcaaaaaatcatttttatttaagtcGCAGCGTTATGTAGTCAGCCGAGAACAAGTCACTACTATCATCTACGATTAGCTTAATCGAGCTGTCGATACCTGAAGTCAGTTTTTTAAAGACGTTTGGTCAATCTTACCAGTCAAATTAATTGTGAGTTCTCTCGTCTTTTCATCCGGGATATCGCCAATATCTAGTTTCCCAGGTAACAATGGACCTGCAAATAAGATTACGGTTACAAAAGGTCGGCTTTCAGCTGAAACGATCGTGCTGTGCGGTCGCAGTAACCATGACAGCCAGTTTTCATTTATTGCTCTTGACGACGAGTTAACgctttgaagtgttttttcttgtctttgtaGCATCAATTCGACCCTCGCCCACTCGTCTGGTAAAAAGGAAACTTTCGAAGTCATGTTATATCATTGTTACTGTTATCCAAGAATAGAGACGAAGAAAAAGAttcaagaaaatgcaaaaaggaTAGGGTGTGAAGTCACGTCAGTCGAAAGATAGCAAATGGTATTGTAAGAAGACTTTTAAGCTTCTAACACACATGGACAATGGAGCGGATGTCAGGCTCAGGCTGATTAGGGCATTTGAAGTTATGCTTAACAATTTGTGGGAGATTTAGCCGTATAAAAGAAAACGCAGGTGGTTTGCAATTACTACTATACTTAATGAATGCATTTCTCTTAAACACGGGCCTAAATTCATGCATGgcattcacaaaagaaaacgtcCTCACAGAAATCGAGATTTCGTGAAATACTGGATTTTACAGCAAAGTAACCGAGTTTGATAGGTTAGTTTCTCGCTGAAACGATAGTGGTGGTTGATGAAAGTGAACAACTGGGCCTCaggtttattgtttttcgtaTCACATATATTAATGAATTAATGAATCAACTGATAACCAGATACTGCAAGCAAACTCACCAGTTGTCCCTGCTGGTGTGATGTTAGTCAGATGTTTGACAAAATCAACCTACTTTGAATCCTTAGCTGTTGTTTCTGGGGTGGGCTGCTCCAAATCCATTTGGTCCAAATGTAGAGTTTCTTTTGGATCACATGACGGCGGTACTAGTGATTCAACAATATTGCCAGGAAGAGCGAGTGCCTCTTCTTCACTCTCTAAAGGAATAGAAAGGGAAGGCCTATTTCATTCGTTCAAACGACTAAGTTTACCTTTTTATTAACCTATCACAGCTTAAGCAACAATCTGGAAATGAAATTTCTTCCATGAAAGCTTGCAGCGATATCTAACGTGTCCCCACCTTTATCACGCCTCCACTTAAGCAGTGAAAGTGAATTAACTTGAACTTTaacatttccttttgaaaaattgcGTCACCATTTCGATGCATCTTCGGTGAACAATTTGGATTACACAATCCAGAAAGCTATGCATGCGCGTATAAAATATGGAATCCGGAACCCTAAGCATTGAATCCAAAAGAATGTCTCGACCTCACGCGAGGTAAAAAATATAGTCAAAGCCCTGTTGTTTAACTGAGAGAAAGACGAGATTTAGAGGGTGGAAAATTCACTAAACCGAAAACCAACCTCTTCGACTGCATGAGATTCTTCCACCAATGGCGTCGTTTGTTATGTATATTATTCAATGAAAGTAAACATGTAGGAAAGTGGTCAAACATAAGAAAGGGCTATGCATAAGACGTGGATGGATACGGATGCAGTTTTAAGAGCATTGACAGAGAAGATTCACAGAATACTTTAACTAGCTGATTCATTACGACCAAGAATGAAGAACGAAGTACAGCGCACATTATCTACACTCGATAAAAGAGCTGCAAGACAAGAAACCGTCAACCGATAAGACAATTTGAAAATACCAAAGTTGATAATCATACAACTAGAGATCTCGAATGATAGGCGAGCTAGCATCACTCTTACAACATCCATATTTATCTCCAAAAATCAAGCGTTctacaaaaggaaaaagaaatcctttGCGTAAAACATAGAGTGTataaaacataaaacataaaactACAGTTACCTCACCGCTTGGGCCGACAAACCATGCTGTAAAATCCTTCATGTAAACTTTGTTATTAACTGCAACAGGCGACCTGGTGCAAGTGATACTCCGATTTGCATTGCGCAGCTCCGATTCAGATATGAAATGAAGACATTCTTCCCGCTCACAATCTTGCTTGTGATGAATGGGACAATAATTGACAAGCCTTTTATGGCAACAAACCGGACAAATCACCCCAACTTTGTATTTCATCCTCTTCAACCAACAAAACTCTTTACGCAAGCACTCAAGCAAGAACACGAGTTTGAAAACTTCACGCGCACAGCGCTCTTCAAATGAATCACGGTGATCTCCGGGCGAGTTGCCTAAATTTGTCTGCAAGTCGTCCTTCAGCGAATGAACATTCCCTTCATGAACAACGACTTCAATCAAGGAGGAATGGCATAAGAGTACCACTGAACAGTTTTCGTCTTCAGCGGTGTAAAACCTGGCAAAATTCTTATACAGCTGAGGATTCACTGTGCTCCAAAATTCATTTCTGCCCCGCTGAAGGAATTGTAGCACAAGCCGTGGAAACAGGTTTGATGGAACTTGACCAGGTTCAAACTTGACGAAAAGGGAGGGGAGTCTTGCCGAGGTAATCAACTTGGTGATCTCCTGTGGTGGATACCATCTCAACATGGACGGAACCAGATACTCCTTACTACATGGCTCGTCAGATGAAGACCAGCAGCACAACAAGCTGAACTTCTCCATGATTGCGATGAGGCTTTCAAAGGTGTGAAGTTCTTCGACCAATGAACCCCACGCATGCTTGAGGAGTTTTTCTTCCAGGATTCCTTCTCTTTCAAGCCTAAGCCACGAATCGTTCAATCCCCGTTCTTGCTGGTCATAACGCTTAACAGTTATTACTGCCTTAAATACATCGATCAACCACTGAGGATCCAAAACAACTAATTTGTTCAGCTCAACACTGCCACCAAAATGTATTAAAATTCTGTGATCGTGCAAAAAGTCAAGCAAAATTACAAACTCTTGATGGTCATGAATTTGGCAGACTTCAGAGGCGATCCGTTTGGCGTGCTCAATAGTAATCCACTTATGGCCCTCATCCAGTACGACCTGGAGCGCTTCTTCATACTTCAACCATTTGATCGGGATACTTTCTTTCGTTTGTGGTAGCTCCATGGCAACAGCTAATATACTTTCTCGTAAGCGTTTCACTTCTGGACATTTCGTTTTCAGGCCTGATTTAGTATTATCCACATTAAACACAGCCTGGAAGAGCTGTCCGCCATacgattttgtttttaatgaacCGTATACTTTAATGGCTAGTTCAGAGGGATCTTTTCCACCAAAAGGTTGATCGGAATGCGTACAAACCAAGAAGACAGGAGGAAGCGTTTTTAGCAGAACTGTGGATGTCGAAGCTGAATACAAATCGTGATCTTCATTTGGACTGGattgtaaagaaactgaagtCATCCAGTGGTCTAGATAGTCGAGGTTAGTTTTCGTGCACGATTTCTCTTCAATCTTCTCGAAGACTCCTTGCTTTTTCACGGGCTGCTCACTTTCCTCGGGATCTCGGCTTAGGTCATAAACCAAAAGGTAGATAGCCTTTGGCGTCAGAAAGAGTTGGTGGGTCTCATAATAAACTGATTCTCCGGCGAAATCCCACAAAACCGAATATATGTCATCCTCACTTTCCATCTTGCCAATTTCGTCTCGCAGTTTCTTAATCAACGTTTCTATCTCTTCAGGTATATTTTCCACGGAAACAGTGTTATCTCTCAATTTCGTCTGTGCCAGATAATTCTCTGTGGTTTGAAAGACTTCACTGCCACCACCGAGGTGTGTGGCACCAGATGAATTTAAAGAATCTGCATAATCTTCTTCTGTTTCAGATTGTGTGGTTGAATACGAATATGCAGACGAGCCAACTTGATGATAAATAATTGCAGTAGACAGCCCTTGGCGATCCTGAGGGATCTCATTGGTTTCACTCACAATTTGAACCTCTGTGGAGAACCTCTGTGTCGACATTTTTCAATTCAGAAGTTAACTGTTTTTCCTTAAGACTGTCAACAACTACGCGGGCTACATGATGCTCAAAAGAAGAAGCCATTCCCTTTTTGTTTGCTGCTTGATCTTTCTTCCCTGCTTTCCAGATCTCAGTGCTTACTTTGAAGTCCGACGGATCAATATCTATTCCTGCGGTGCTATCTTCGTCTGGGTTGAATCGCAATCCCTGCAGTGACTTCTTTAGGCTGGTTTTTCCTGAACGTTCCTGTCCAATAAACATAATTGGAATCCTTTTTACACGAGTTTTTCCATCTGTAAGAGCCTTGTTATAAGCTTCCAAGGCCCTGGGACCACGTAGATTAATTTCAGGAGGAGTCACTGTAAGGTAATGAATCAGACATAAGATATTTAGAGAGTCACACTAGTATATTTTTTGGCCTAGAACAAATTAACGTAGTGCATCGATACGGAGTATCCTAAAGCATTAGATTTGCACTCCGGAGTACTTAGGTGCAACTACCATCCGACCATGACCAGAGTTGTTCGGTGTTATCATCAGCTGCGTTCCTAGaatactttaaaaaaattgtttattttattcctATCCGAGTCTCTATGGCCCTGAAAAGCTCCTTATGGGATCAGTCAAATagttttttcattcaaaaataCACACTTTCGCATTAGAATGAACAGCAGACTTTTGAGCGAGTCAACGAAAAAGTACATTTTTGTCACAAAGCTGCGTTTTGACCGTATTAGTGGGAGAGAAAATGGTAAGCGCAGCAATTTAGAGTAGTTGAACGCACCAATGAcacttttattgtttgcatatttgacCGCCTTTCAATGTTTTTGCTTAGACAATAAAGTTTCAGTGTAACGCGCGCTCTCTGACATCGGTTTAAACAGCGTGATTTCAGTATGAGAGTACAAAGGAcagaaaaaacgaaaactcACGCCATCATTCGCAGAAATGGCGGATAAGCGAGTTTCCgaatttttctttagaaattatTCGCGCTTTGAAAATAAGGTggaatttttgaagaaaataacttttttgtttacCATAGAACAAAAGAAGCCTTGACCTTGCTCTGTTCTGTTGTAAAGCACTCAGAAAGCGGCTAAAGCACTCAAGAAGTGGGGAGAAACATTTGCCTATCGGCTCGGGTCTCTCCCTACAGGCTTATTTGTAAAATGGGGTTGACAGGCCTGCACGACTCCCCAGCGCGTGTTTTAgcctttttcaaagtttggctCGTACGAGTATGTCTTTGAGCGAACGCCCTCTTTTGTACGATATGAGGGGCGTATCCTTGTAGATTTCGCTCAGAAATGGTTGTTGTTcaattaaatgccagtttttcaTGAGGACTTGTTTTAAGTTTGGCACCGATGGTTGATATTGTGTAACAAAAGGCAAGATTCGCTTAttatccttttgttttttttggagggcTAGCTTCGTGTCTTCAAAAATCACCTCTGAGAGGGTGGTGATAATAAGATTTTCTGGATAACCTCTCTCTATTAAATgtgatttgaaattctttattttttcttcaaataattcttttgaagaatttgttCTGAGAAGTCTTAGAGCCTCCCCTTTGATGAAGCCTTTTTTAACTCCCGGTGGGTGAGACGAACTGAAATGAGTGTATTGAAACGTCTCAGTAGGCTTGAAATGAGTACGCACGTCAAGGAGTGCGTCGTGTTGGAATCTTATGCCTTTATAGATGCTGGTATCCAGGAATGTTGTTTCCAtttcggaaatttcagccGTAAATTTAATCGTGGGGTGATGGTTGTTTGCTTGTTCAATGAACTGTTTTATTTCGTCTCTGTTGATAGTCCAGAGCGAGAATATATCATCTATATAACGTTTCCAAACGAGCGGTTTAAATGCGCTTTGGCTTAAGATGTCTGTTTCTACCTTGCTCATGAATATATTAGCAAAGGCAACTGCCATTTGTGTACCCATGGCAGTCCCATGCGTTTGTAGGTAGTTTTTTCCAGTAAACTGGAATGAGTTTTCTTGTAGGATTAGCCTTAGCGCTTGTTCAAGTAGTCGTGTAGGGATAGGAGGCTCATTTTTATAGAATGTCTCGTATGCTGTGCATACTG is a window from the Acropora palmata chromosome 14, jaAcrPala1.3, whole genome shotgun sequence genome containing:
- the LOC141866762 gene encoding uncharacterized protein LOC141866762; amino-acid sequence: MFIGQERSGKTSLKKSLQGLRFNPDEDSTAGIDIDPSDFKVSTEIWKAGKKDQAANKKGMASSFEHHRFSTEVQIVSETNEIPQDRQGLSTAIIYHQVGSSAYSYSTTQSETEEDYADSLNSSGATHLGGGSEVFQTTENYLAQTKLRDNTVSVENIPEEIETLIKKLRDEIGKMESEDDIYSVLWDFAGESVYYETHQLFLTPKAIYLLVYDLSRDPEESEQPVKKQGVFEKIEEKSCTKTNLDYLDHWMTSVSLQSSPNEDHDLYSASTSTVLLKTLPPVFLVCTHSDQPFGGKDPSELAIKVYGSLKTKSYGGQLFQAVFNVDNTKSGLKTKCPEVKRLRESILAVAMELPQTKESIPIKWLKYEEALQVVLDEGHKWITIEHAKRIASEVCQIHDHQEFVILLDFLHDHRILIHFGGSVELNKLVVLDPQWLIDVFKAVITVKRYDQQERGLNDSWLRLEREGILEEKLLKHAWGSLVEELHTFESLIAIMEKFSLLCCWSSSDEPCSKEYLVPSMLRWYPPQEITKLITSARLPSLFVKFEPGQVPSNLFPRLVLQFLQRGRNEFWSTVNPQLYKNFARFYTAEDENCSVVLLCHSSLIEVVVHEGNVHSLKDDLQTNLGNSPGDHRDSFEERCAREVFKLVFLLECLRKEFCWLKRMKYKVGVICPVCCHKRLVNYCPIHHKQDCEREECLHFISESELRNANRSITCTRSPVAVNNKVYMKDFTAWFVGPSGPLLPGKLDIGDIPDEKTRELTINLTESEDRSLALPGNVVESLVSPSCDPKEIVLKLKESLHLDQADLEKPSAETTRMVRCLAATAKYSNRIDLVKHLREIMPAGTTGPLLPGKLDICDIPFKNRRDLTIDLTGKFHRHSLKTLGLRGSEIQFLDERFVAHFYGLNVDGLYDVLTECEMPVLADIL
- the LOC141866581 gene encoding uncharacterized protein LOC141866581 — translated: MAVAFANIFMSKVETDILSQSAFKPLVWKRYIDDIFSLWTINRDEIKQFIEQANNHHPTIKFTAEISEMETTFLDTSIYKGIRFQHDALLDVRTHFKPTETFQYTHFSSSHPPGVKKGFIKGEALRLLRTNSSKELFEEKIKNFKSHLIERGYPENLIITTLSEVIFEDTKLALQKKQKDNKRILPFVTQYQPSVPNLKQVLMKNWHLIEQQPFLSEIYKDTPLISYKRGRSLKDILVRAKL